In a genomic window of Desulfurobacterium atlanticum:
- a CDS encoding SPOR domain-containing protein, whose protein sequence is MNIRGKGFAFFIITFYILLTIIRPSLATAKETPYYTIQLANTKSFNEAKSIFEKVKHLKDSRIDKVKTRYKVRVGLFKTRKEAQEFLKNHPEIKKISPTAYITLNYYNPKRTILKGYSKKKDIAKEAAKINTENKTKKEVPPVKIKTPAKQNTISINNTTLQKNHRESNYIEIRIKKELFKTAGLLVIGLILGLILFLIRKKLTKKEKELPEDNKKPKENTPSIIFHKLRDSYYSFLKRLPLKTSHKIVEYHYRKSGDFRSLILLKLQEQDFNFILKETPSYLLKNPDDILVWKIYIEVLGQLGIYDEAANACEKLAEILKKNARPEAAENYTKKAQEYRQKALKLAENL, encoded by the coding sequence TTGAATATTAGAGGAAAAGGTTTTGCATTCTTTATAATAACCTTTTACATACTACTTACCATTATTAGACCTTCTTTAGCCACAGCTAAAGAAACTCCATACTACACTATTCAGCTTGCAAACACCAAAAGCTTTAATGAAGCAAAATCAATATTTGAAAAAGTAAAACATCTAAAAGATTCACGAATTGATAAAGTAAAGACAAGATACAAAGTAAGAGTAGGACTTTTTAAAACAAGAAAAGAGGCTCAGGAATTTTTAAAAAATCACCCGGAAATCAAGAAAATATCTCCCACTGCTTACATAACCCTTAACTATTACAACCCAAAAAGAACAATCTTAAAAGGCTATTCAAAGAAAAAAGATATAGCAAAAGAAGCAGCAAAGATAAACACAGAAAATAAGACCAAAAAAGAAGTACCCCCTGTTAAAATAAAAACACCAGCAAAACAGAACACCATCTCTATAAACAATACAACTCTTCAAAAAAATCACAGGGAAAGCAACTATATTGAAATAAGAATTAAAAAAGAACTTTTCAAGACAGCAGGACTTTTAGTAATAGGACTTATACTTGGACTCATTCTGTTTCTAATTAGAAAAAAATTGACAAAAAAGGAAAAAGAGCTACCCGAAGATAACAAAAAACCAAAGGAAAATACTCCAAGTATTATTTTTCATAAATTAAGAGATAGTTACTACTCTTTCTTAAAACGTTTACCGCTTAAAACATCCCATAAAATAGTTGAATATCACTACCGGAAATCAGGAGATTTCCGGTCTTTAATACTTTTAAAACTTCAAGAGCAGGATTTTAATTTTATACTAAAAGAAACTCCTTCTTACCTCCTTAAAAATCCCGATGATATACTGGTGTGGAAAATATACATTGAAGTTCTCGGACAGCTTGGCATATACGATGAAGCAGCAAATGCCTGTGAAAAATTGGCTGAAATACTGAAAAAAAATGCAAGACCAGAAGCCGCTGAAAATTACACAAAAAAAGCACAGGAATACAGACAAAAGGCCCTTAAACTGGCTGAAAATCTATAG
- a CDS encoding L,D-transpeptidase family protein, producing MRRKFLVILVVLLSTFNVSATTLTDVIKAIKQGEIDKAYYMEKNLSQEDKKVVEILLLLYQDKLSDARVLAGQQILDNVVYLPEKFSAVVVDKVKEKLYVVVEKNGIPVVLKTFNCITGKRFGDKLKEGDQRTPEGIYIPLYWKSNLPPFYGIGAYVLNYPNLIDRKILKRNGHGIWIHGMEGDYRPSHSTNGCIVLKNSDLRELKRFIVPGQTPVVIVDRLSKASIDSFIKERNSLVDFVYKWKTAWENSPKDIDSYFSFYSKNFVSQKYSNINSWKEYKKRITEKKKWIKIKISKLSIAKDGRLLKFGRLYLITFDMDYRSNNYNWKGRKLLYITKEGKEWKILGEESL from the coding sequence GTGAGGCGAAAGTTTTTGGTTATTTTGGTTGTTTTACTTTCTACGTTTAATGTATCTGCAACTACACTCACAGATGTTATTAAAGCTATAAAGCAGGGGGAGATAGATAAAGCTTATTACATGGAAAAAAATCTCTCTCAGGAAGATAAAAAAGTTGTTGAGATTTTGCTGCTTCTTTATCAGGATAAATTAAGTGATGCACGTGTTCTTGCAGGACAACAGATATTGGACAATGTTGTATATCTTCCAGAAAAATTTAGTGCTGTTGTTGTGGACAAAGTAAAAGAGAAGCTCTATGTGGTTGTTGAAAAAAACGGTATCCCTGTGGTGTTGAAAACATTTAACTGTATAACAGGTAAAAGATTCGGGGATAAGTTAAAAGAGGGAGACCAGAGAACGCCGGAAGGGATATATATTCCACTTTACTGGAAGAGTAATTTGCCTCCATTTTATGGGATAGGAGCTTATGTTTTAAACTATCCAAACTTGATAGATAGAAAAATATTGAAGCGGAACGGTCATGGGATATGGATTCACGGAATGGAAGGAGATTATCGCCCTTCTCACAGCACAAATGGATGTATAGTTTTGAAGAACTCAGATTTAAGAGAATTAAAGAGATTCATTGTACCTGGTCAAACACCTGTAGTTATAGTGGATAGGTTAAGTAAGGCTTCTATCGATTCCTTTATAAAAGAGAGAAACTCTCTGGTAGATTTTGTTTATAAATGGAAAACAGCGTGGGAAAATTCCCCGAAAGATATAGATTCTTATTTTAGCTTTTACTCCAAAAATTTCGTTTCTCAAAAGTATAGCAATATTAATTCGTGGAAAGAGTATAAAAAGCGTATTACAGAAAAGAAAAAGTGGATAAAAATTAAGATTTCAAAACTTTCTATAGCAAAAGATGGTAGATTGTTAAAATTTGGCAGGCTATATTTAATTACGTTTGATATGGATTACAGGTCAAATAATTACAACTGGAAGGGGAGAAAACTCTTATATATAACAAAAGAGGGGAAAGAATGGAAAATATTAGGAGAAGAGAGTTTATAA
- a CDS encoding GDP-mannose 4,6-dehydratase: MKTILITGSAGFIGFRTTQLLLEKGYDVIGIDNMNNYYDVKLKEYRLKELTKYQNFKFFKVDIENLEALEILFKEYPFDGVINLAARAGVRYSIENPFIYITTNILGTTNLLELSKKYGIRKFVLASTSSLYAGQKMPFKENLPVNTPISPYAASKKGAEAVAYTYHYLYNIDISVLRYFTVYGPAGRPDMSIFRFIKWIDEEKPVVIYGDGTQERDFTYVDDIAKGTTKALETETGYEIINLGGNKPYKLKRVIELIEQYLGKKAKIIHKDFHKADMRATWADIEKAKKLLKWEPKIPLEEGIKKTVNWHIENRELIKEILV, from the coding sequence ATGAAAACAATACTTATTACAGGCAGTGCAGGGTTTATCGGATTCAGAACTACACAGCTACTTCTTGAAAAGGGGTATGATGTTATCGGTATAGACAATATGAATAACTATTATGATGTAAAACTCAAAGAGTACAGACTAAAAGAGCTTACAAAGTACCAAAATTTCAAATTTTTCAAAGTTGATATAGAAAACCTTGAAGCTCTTGAAATTCTTTTTAAGGAATATCCTTTTGACGGTGTTATAAATCTTGCTGCAAGAGCCGGAGTAAGATACAGTATTGAAAATCCTTTTATTTACATTACAACAAACATATTAGGGACAACTAACCTTCTCGAGCTTTCAAAAAAATACGGTATTAGAAAATTTGTACTTGCATCAACATCATCCCTTTATGCCGGGCAAAAAATGCCTTTCAAAGAGAACTTACCTGTTAATACCCCAATATCCCCGTATGCTGCGAGTAAAAAAGGCGCGGAAGCCGTAGCATATACATACCACTATCTATACAACATTGACATTTCAGTCTTAAGATACTTTACAGTTTACGGTCCAGCAGGAAGACCAGATATGAGTATCTTTAGATTCATCAAGTGGATAGATGAAGAGAAACCTGTTGTGATTTATGGAGATGGTACACAGGAAAGGGATTTTACATATGTTGACGACATTGCGAAAGGAACCACAAAAGCACTTGAAACAGAAACAGGATATGAAATCATAAATCTTGGAGGCAACAAACCTTACAAACTAAAACGGGTGATAGAATTGATAGAACAGTATCTTGGAAAAAAGGCTAAAATAATCCACAAAGACTTTCATAAAGCAGACATGAGAGCAACGTGGGCAGATATTGAAAAGGCAAAAAAACTGCTGAAATGGGAACCAAAAATCCCACTTGAGGAAGGTATAAAGAAAACAGTAAACTGGCATATAGAAAATAGAGAACTTATAAAAGAAATTCTTGTATAA
- a CDS encoding M14/M99 family metallopeptidase yields the protein MENIRRREFIKSALKSIAVSSLLPFSGNVIAAGRKNRIHYVFPKKPMEIFHKLGNEKGGRILVIGGIHGNEPGAYKAVDVLSEVSVLKGELFLVPRSNFVSILAFKRGYNGDMNRKFSYISPKDPDFPYVNKIKELVKEIKPDVVLSLHDGYGFHILNKNAWGQCIVIDEKVYKTFNLYDVAYKVTSYVNKFVKRKDWKFPVFSTRTFQKDTKHKEQRRSLTYYCLSRCNVPAFCLEVSKQLPSLKEKVKFHLLMLEKFFELFSVKIAPSFKVIYDDFLQEVEKKPNVQVLIDINGRNILVSNRKKITVPVGSEVKFISFKGRRGTFGVAEGVNLNWQSFYMGAPMRVKIKDDYQSLFSIDFQPV from the coding sequence ATGGAAAATATTAGGAGAAGAGAGTTTATAAAATCAGCACTTAAAAGTATTGCAGTTTCCTCTCTTCTTCCTTTTTCAGGGAACGTAATTGCAGCGGGAAGAAAGAACAGAATTCACTATGTATTTCCGAAAAAGCCTATGGAGATATTTCATAAATTGGGAAATGAGAAGGGAGGAAGAATACTTGTTATAGGTGGTATTCACGGTAATGAGCCGGGAGCCTATAAAGCTGTGGATGTTCTTTCAGAAGTTTCTGTTTTAAAAGGAGAGCTTTTTCTCGTTCCAAGAAGCAATTTTGTTTCTATTTTGGCTTTTAAAAGAGGATACAACGGAGATATGAATAGGAAGTTTTCATACATATCTCCTAAAGATCCCGATTTTCCTTACGTTAATAAAATAAAGGAACTTGTAAAGGAGATTAAACCGGATGTTGTTTTGTCTTTGCATGATGGGTACGGTTTTCATATTCTTAACAAAAACGCCTGGGGTCAGTGTATAGTAATTGATGAAAAAGTTTATAAAACTTTCAACCTTTATGATGTTGCATATAAAGTTACCTCTTATGTTAATAAATTTGTCAAACGTAAAGACTGGAAGTTTCCCGTGTTTTCCACAAGAACTTTTCAAAAAGATACAAAACATAAGGAGCAAAGAAGATCACTTACCTATTACTGTTTGTCGCGGTGTAATGTTCCTGCTTTCTGTCTTGAAGTTTCCAAACAACTTCCTTCTCTTAAAGAGAAGGTTAAATTTCATCTTTTGATGCTGGAGAAATTTTTTGAGCTATTTTCAGTTAAAATAGCTCCTTCATTTAAGGTTATTTATGATGATTTTTTGCAGGAAGTGGAGAAAAAACCGAATGTTCAGGTTTTAATAGATATAAACGGAAGGAACATTCTTGTTTCAAATAGAAAAAAAATAACTGTTCCAGTAGGTTCTGAAGTGAAGTTTATAAGTTTTAAAGGTAGAAGAGGGACTTTTGGTGTGGCTGAAGGGGTAAATCTTAACTGGCAATCTTTTTATATGGGTGCACCTATGAGAGTGAAAATTAAAGATGATTATCAATCTCTTTTTTCTATAGATTTTCAGCCAGTTTAA
- the smc gene encoding chromosome segregation protein SMC, whose protein sequence is MHIKSLTLKGFKSFADETEIRFSKGINCIVGPNGCGKSNVVDALKWVTGDTSSRGMRASNMKDMVFKGAVGRRAARTAEVSITLSRDELLPIKENEVVITRKIKANGDSEFLINNRKVRLKDIQELFLSIGLGHKDYVFFEQGQIDRVLKLKPEERRVLIDDAAGVAPFKEKKEETLKKLAEAETNLENVRKVIDEVSKNLKTLKNQAEKAKKFQSLKEKELELEKKLYGCEIRNLKLTKELKERELEILREDRNSLEKEASSIQVSVEELRDESEKLAKEIKELTAELYELEKTKKEASVKRDFYLKEKERIKEELKEIDGEELKKIERIKNVEQEIQFLIEEKEKLVESILGLEKEIERLNTQFNSLKKEKEDVETSLSDIKRQISDAVGRYRKIEVEKIREEEKVVSYKRQIEKFPAEIDSLKRELSYYEEQKKILQTKLEEILSSIEKTEEERKAISVVRENREEKVEELKRKIQEKEKEIVSISSKIESMEKLLQNIDFGKLENSIVESGKKGKVKGYIGLLSNLIKVDEGWEKIVEAFLSLFGAGIVLKTFDDINWVRERIKGNGRVMLLSAEVVPLKGRYIEEATPLISHVKPVDVRVKELVSVIFSNVFYTSSDASRLAKMYPDAVFIDKDLNIYSGKGSYIGKFKGKGIFEIEKEIETLKLRRETLEKELESLKLSLKPLIDALSEVDDELFSLQEKANGLKGERIEVEGKIREAERRIKEITKNVESLTEKLQLAREFVEGFSKRDNLYSEKLKELVERKKDLEDKLRDKEKRFSEILTEVDKVRGLISEKKSSISVLKEKLSHVSEKLGIKEKTVSAIKRELSHLNDKREKLKRKYEEAENGIHSAEDILSGIDEAIEDAKVELETLERRRAEIVSLIKEREEGLKQKEKELKEIQKKIKEIEIELARINVKEEEIVEKILAIDSTVEEAVNAAATVESEDEIKKELIAVKEKISKIGAVNLLAIKEYDKVKDRYEFIVEQEKDLIKSIKDLKEAIEKIDEEIKKRFFATFKSVNKVFRNTFKKVFGGGSARLVLTSEDPAEAGIEIEAKPPGKKHSNINLLSGGERTLVVISLLYALYSIHPAPFLVLDEIDAALDEINILRFTELLKSISEKTQVIVITHKKVTMEVADVLYGVTMEVPGISKVVGVSFALSEI, encoded by the coding sequence ATGCACATAAAATCTCTTACTCTTAAAGGGTTTAAATCCTTTGCTGATGAAACGGAAATCAGATTTTCAAAGGGTATTAACTGTATAGTAGGTCCCAACGGCTGCGGAAAGAGTAATGTTGTTGATGCCCTTAAATGGGTTACCGGAGACACCTCATCCAGAGGGATGAGGGCAAGTAATATGAAAGATATGGTTTTTAAGGGGGCAGTTGGCCGCAGGGCTGCACGAACTGCCGAAGTTTCAATAACACTTTCAAGAGACGAACTCCTTCCCATAAAAGAGAATGAAGTTGTAATAACAAGAAAAATAAAAGCAAATGGAGATTCGGAATTTCTGATAAATAACAGGAAAGTGCGCCTTAAAGATATTCAGGAACTTTTCCTTTCCATTGGGCTTGGCCATAAGGATTACGTGTTTTTTGAGCAGGGACAGATAGACAGGGTTCTAAAATTAAAGCCTGAGGAGAGGAGAGTTCTTATAGATGATGCTGCCGGAGTTGCTCCTTTTAAAGAAAAGAAAGAGGAAACATTAAAGAAATTAGCTGAGGCTGAAACCAATCTTGAGAATGTCAGGAAGGTTATAGATGAGGTTTCTAAAAATCTTAAAACTTTGAAAAATCAGGCTGAAAAGGCAAAAAAGTTTCAATCTTTGAAAGAGAAAGAGCTTGAGCTTGAGAAGAAACTTTACGGTTGTGAGATAAGAAACTTAAAACTTACAAAAGAGCTTAAAGAGAGAGAACTTGAGATTTTAAGGGAAGATAGAAATTCTCTTGAAAAAGAAGCTTCTTCAATTCAGGTAAGTGTAGAAGAGTTAAGAGATGAGTCGGAAAAGTTAGCAAAAGAGATAAAGGAATTAACCGCTGAACTTTATGAGCTTGAAAAAACAAAGAAGGAAGCTTCTGTCAAAAGAGATTTTTACCTTAAAGAGAAAGAGCGGATTAAAGAGGAGCTTAAAGAGATAGATGGAGAAGAGCTTAAAAAGATAGAGAGGATAAAAAATGTAGAGCAGGAAATACAGTTTCTTATAGAGGAGAAAGAGAAGTTAGTTGAATCTATATTAGGTCTAGAAAAGGAGATAGAGAGGCTTAACACTCAGTTCAATTCATTAAAAAAAGAGAAAGAGGATGTTGAAACTTCCCTTTCAGATATAAAGAGACAGATTTCTGATGCTGTTGGCAGATATAGAAAAATAGAGGTTGAAAAGATAAGAGAAGAGGAGAAAGTTGTTTCCTACAAAAGGCAGATTGAGAAGTTTCCTGCAGAGATAGACTCTTTAAAAAGGGAACTTTCCTACTATGAGGAGCAGAAAAAGATTTTACAGACAAAGCTTGAGGAGATTCTTTCTTCCATTGAGAAGACGGAAGAAGAGAGGAAGGCCATTTCTGTTGTCAGGGAAAATCGTGAGGAAAAGGTTGAAGAACTTAAAAGAAAGATTCAGGAGAAGGAGAAGGAGATAGTTTCTATAAGTTCAAAAATAGAGAGTATGGAAAAACTGCTTCAAAATATTGACTTTGGAAAGCTTGAAAACAGCATAGTTGAGAGCGGTAAAAAGGGGAAAGTGAAAGGATATATAGGTCTTCTCTCAAATCTTATAAAGGTTGATGAGGGTTGGGAAAAGATTGTTGAAGCGTTTCTTTCCCTTTTTGGCGCCGGGATTGTGCTTAAGACTTTTGATGATATAAACTGGGTCAGGGAAAGGATTAAGGGAAACGGCAGGGTTATGCTCCTTTCGGCAGAAGTGGTGCCTTTAAAGGGAAGATACATAGAGGAAGCCACTCCTTTAATCTCCCATGTAAAGCCGGTAGATGTAAGGGTTAAAGAGTTAGTATCTGTTATATTTTCAAACGTTTTTTATACCTCTTCTGATGCTTCCAGACTTGCAAAGATGTATCCTGATGCTGTTTTTATAGATAAAGATTTGAATATTTACAGTGGAAAAGGTTCTTATATAGGTAAGTTTAAAGGGAAAGGGATATTTGAAATAGAGAAAGAGATAGAAACTTTAAAGCTTCGTAGGGAAACTCTTGAGAAGGAGCTTGAATCTTTAAAACTTTCTCTTAAACCTCTTATAGATGCCCTCTCTGAGGTTGACGATGAACTTTTCTCTTTACAGGAAAAAGCAAATGGTTTAAAAGGGGAAAGGATAGAGGTTGAAGGGAAAATCAGGGAAGCAGAGAGAAGGATAAAGGAAATTACCAAAAATGTAGAATCTTTAACAGAGAAGCTACAGCTTGCAAGAGAATTTGTGGAAGGATTTTCAAAAAGAGATAACCTTTACAGTGAGAAACTGAAAGAACTTGTGGAGCGGAAAAAGGACCTTGAAGATAAACTGAGAGATAAAGAAAAGCGGTTTTCCGAAATTTTAACCGAAGTAGATAAAGTGCGCGGCTTGATTTCTGAGAAAAAGTCATCTATTTCTGTTTTAAAAGAGAAACTTAGCCATGTCAGCGAGAAGCTTGGAATAAAGGAAAAAACGGTCTCTGCTATAAAGCGGGAGCTTTCTCATCTTAATGATAAAAGAGAAAAGCTAAAAAGAAAGTATGAAGAAGCTGAAAATGGTATACACTCTGCAGAAGATATTCTTTCAGGAATAGACGAAGCTATAGAAGATGCAAAGGTTGAACTTGAAACTCTTGAAAGAAGAAGAGCTGAAATTGTTTCTCTTATAAAGGAAAGGGAAGAAGGACTAAAACAGAAGGAGAAAGAGCTTAAAGAGATACAGAAAAAGATAAAAGAGATAGAGATAGAGCTTGCAAGGATTAATGTCAAAGAGGAAGAGATAGTTGAGAAAATACTTGCAATAGATTCCACTGTTGAGGAAGCGGTAAATGCTGCCGCTACTGTGGAAAGTGAAGATGAGATAAAAAAGGAACTTATTGCTGTTAAAGAAAAGATATCAAAAATTGGAGCTGTAAATCTTCTTGCTATAAAAGAGTATGATAAGGTAAAGGACAGATATGAGTTTATAGTGGAGCAGGAGAAGGATCTTATTAAATCCATAAAAGACCTTAAGGAAGCGATAGAAAAGATAGATGAGGAGATAAAGAAACGATTTTTTGCCACGTTTAAGTCTGTTAATAAGGTATTCAGAAATACCTTTAAAAAAGTTTTCGGTGGCGGAAGTGCAAGGCTTGTATTAACATCGGAAGACCCTGCTGAAGCAGGTATAGAAATAGAAGCAAAACCGCCGGGAAAAAAGCACAGCAATATAAATCTTTTATCCGGGGGAGAAAGAACACTTGTTGTTATTTCTCTTTTATATGCACTTTACTCTATTCATCCTGCACCGTTTCTTGTTCTTGATGAGATAGATGCTGCTCTTGATGAGATAAACATTTTGAGATTTACAGAACTTTTAAAAAGTATATCTGAAAAAACTCAGGTTATAGTGATAACCCATAAAAAGGTTACGATGGAAGTTGCTGATGTTCTTTACGGTGTAACGATGGAAGTTCCGGGAATATCCAAGGTGGTAGGAGTTTCCTTTGCACTATCGGAAATTTAA
- the acs gene encoding acetate--CoA ligase — MSEEKLDSLLHLGTIIKPPEEFVRNANVKNYEEEYKKFLDNPEEFWAKVADELFWYEKWDKVLEWNLPYAKWFVNGKTNITVNALDRHVKNGRKNKVAFFWEDEFGNEKVVTYGSLYTLVNKLANALKNAGIKKGDRVVIYMPLVVEQVAAMLACARIGAVHSVVYAGFSVPALRHRIEDAQAKMVITADMTIRRGRAIPLKQIVDEAVRGLDNVEKVVVLRRLKPKVDLIGEKEIDFYEFIKDADTYCEPEVMDSEDPLFMLYTSGSTGKPKGVIHTTGGYMVGTYYSMKTVFDLKEDDIYWCTADPGWITGHSYIVYGPLVAGATQVLAEGAPNYPDFGRWWSLIEKYGVTIFYTAPTAIRMFMRAGEHWPEKYDLSSLRLLGSVGEPINPEAWMWYFRVIGKERCPIVDTWWQTETGAVMITTIDGLPMKPGRAGKPVPGVVADVVDKEGNPVEPNKGGFLVVRNPWPSMMRTIHKNKEKYESYWNTIPGCYFAGDVATKDEDGYIMILGRADDVINVSGHRIGTMEVESALVSHPSVAEAAVIGKPDPVKGERIKAFVILKEGESPSEELVNSLKKHVRTELGALAVPSEIEFVDKLPKTRSGKIMRRVLKAKELGMDPGDLSTLED, encoded by the coding sequence ATGAGCGAAGAAAAGCTTGATAGCCTATTGCATCTTGGCACTATTATTAAGCCTCCAGAAGAGTTTGTAAGAAATGCAAATGTAAAAAACTATGAAGAAGAGTATAAGAAATTTCTTGACAATCCTGAAGAGTTCTGGGCTAAAGTAGCAGATGAGCTTTTCTGGTATGAGAAGTGGGACAAGGTTCTTGAGTGGAATCTTCCTTATGCAAAATGGTTTGTTAACGGAAAAACAAACATAACAGTAAACGCCCTTGATAGACACGTTAAAAATGGAAGAAAGAATAAAGTTGCTTTTTTCTGGGAAGATGAGTTCGGTAATGAGAAGGTTGTAACCTACGGTAGCCTTTATACACTGGTAAATAAACTTGCAAATGCTCTTAAGAATGCTGGTATAAAAAAAGGAGACAGAGTGGTTATCTATATGCCCCTCGTTGTTGAGCAGGTGGCTGCTATGCTTGCCTGTGCAAGGATTGGTGCTGTTCATTCTGTTGTGTATGCTGGATTCAGTGTTCCCGCTTTAAGACACAGAATAGAGGATGCTCAGGCGAAGATGGTGATAACTGCTGATATGACCATAAGAAGGGGAAGGGCTATCCCTTTAAAGCAGATAGTTGATGAAGCTGTAAGAGGACTTGATAATGTTGAGAAAGTGGTAGTTTTAAGAAGACTTAAGCCAAAAGTTGATCTTATAGGCGAGAAGGAAATTGATTTTTATGAATTTATTAAAGATGCTGATACCTATTGTGAGCCTGAAGTTATGGATTCTGAAGATCCACTTTTTATGCTTTACACTTCAGGTTCTACCGGAAAGCCTAAGGGGGTTATCCACACTACTGGTGGTTATATGGTTGGGACTTACTACTCAATGAAGACCGTTTTTGACCTTAAAGAGGATGATATCTATTGGTGTACTGCTGATCCGGGATGGATTACAGGTCACAGCTATATAGTTTATGGTCCTCTTGTAGCAGGTGCTACTCAGGTTCTTGCTGAAGGAGCACCAAACTATCCTGATTTTGGTAGATGGTGGAGTTTGATAGAAAAGTATGGCGTAACAATTTTTTATACAGCACCGACAGCCATAAGAATGTTTATGAGGGCTGGCGAGCACTGGCCGGAAAAGTATGACCTTTCTTCCTTAAGACTTCTTGGTTCTGTTGGTGAACCTATAAATCCTGAAGCATGGATGTGGTATTTCAGAGTTATCGGCAAGGAGAGATGTCCGATAGTTGATACATGGTGGCAGACAGAAACAGGTGCTGTGATGATAACAACCATAGACGGTCTTCCTATGAAACCGGGAAGGGCTGGAAAGCCTGTTCCAGGTGTTGTAGCAGATGTTGTTGATAAGGAAGGAAATCCTGTAGAACCAAACAAGGGAGGATTTCTTGTTGTTAGAAATCCATGGCCTTCAATGATGAGAACCATTCATAAAAATAAAGAGAAGTATGAAAGTTACTGGAATACTATTCCCGGTTGCTACTTTGCAGGAGATGTGGCTACAAAGGATGAAGATGGTTATATCATGATTCTTGGAAGGGCTGATGATGTTATAAATGTTTCCGGTCACAGAATTGGAACTATGGAAGTTGAGTCAGCCCTTGTTTCCCACCCATCAGTTGCTGAAGCTGCTGTAATAGGAAAACCTGACCCTGTAAAAGGGGAAAGGATTAAAGCTTTCGTTATTTTAAAGGAGGGAGAATCACCATCGGAAGAGCTTGTTAACTCTCTTAAAAAGCATGTTAGAACAGAACTTGGAGCTCTTGCTGTTCCGTCTGAAATAGAGTTTGTTGATAAACTTCCAAAAACACGCAGTGGAAAGATAATGCGTCGGGTTCTTAAAGCTAAAGAGCTTGGAATGGATCCGGGTGACCTGTCAACTCTTGAAGATTAA